From a region of the Xyrauchen texanus isolate HMW12.3.18 chromosome 47, RBS_HiC_50CHRs, whole genome shotgun sequence genome:
- the LOC127638932 gene encoding cyclin-dependent kinase inhibitor 1B-like isoform X1 produces MSKVRVSNGSPTLERVDARQADHKPLVCRNLFGSLNREEFERDVKEQLQELEKASSDKWNFDFGKNEPLSPGKYEWQEVDSQDVPEFYSRAHRAKRAETVEHNRNHDYLLTTPSLEIGGEDSGSTEPGSQSDCQTARTTPRKRPSTEDEGKCLQARDSRALRITSAASPETLTIFLAKVKDPTSIRPKRTTVQIRQIRASRRPANQTPKRKQGLLRKEMKKPIFSIKYFKSFMK; encoded by the exons ATGTCAAAAGTGCGCGTCTCGAATGGAAGTCCGACGCTGGAGCGGGTCGATGCGAGGCAGGCGGACCACAAGCCTCTCGTGTGCAGGAATCTGTTCGGATCTTTGAATCGCGAAGAGTTCGAGAGGGATGTTAAGGAGCAACTGCAGGAGCTAGAGAAAGCATCCTCGGACAAATGGAACTTCGACTTTGGCAAAAACGAGCCGCTCTCGCCGGGCAAGTACGAGTGGCAGGAGGTGGACAGCCAAGACGTGCCGGAATTTTACAGCAGAGCACATCGTGCCAAACGGGCTGAGACTGTGGAACATAACCGGAATCACGATTATTTGTTGACAACTCCCTCTCTGGAGATCGGAGGGGAGGACTCTGGAAGTACAGAGCCTGGGAGTCAGTCGGATTGCCAAACAGCACGGACCACACCGAGGAAAAGACCGTCGACGGAGGATGAGGGTAAATGTTTGCAAGCTCGTGACAGCCGGGCATTACGAATTACGTCAGCTGCCTCTCCAGAAACACTGACG ATCTTCCTTGCCAAAGTAAAAGACCCAACGTCCATCCGACCGAAGCGAACCACTGTCCAGATACGACAGATTCGGGCGAGCAGGCGCCCTGCAAATCAGACCCCAAAACGTAAACAAGGACTTTTACGCAAAG AGATGAAGAAGCCTATTTTCTCCATCAAATACTTCAAGAGCTTTATGAAGTAA
- the cdpf1 gene encoding cysteine-rich DPF motif domain-containing protein 1 yields the protein MDLSEGSVLGVFTCELCELSSPYSFYGQKPPNTRAIVLLEECYGMRDPFSPDKEKFLVLGSKCCVCNKMVCVSTDCSLFYTKRFCLPCVRNHIHQFPEQIQNELAKKRNVHKTS from the exons ATGGATTTGAGCGAAGGATCTGTTTTGGGCGTGTTCACATGCGAGTTGTGTGAATTATCCAGTCCGTACTCATTTTATGGACAGAAACCTCCAAACACAAGAGCTATTGT GCTTTTAGAAGAATGTTATGGCATGAGAGATCCCTTTAGCCCAGATAAAGAAAAGTTCCTTGTTTTAGGATCAAAGTGCTGTGTGTGTAATAAGATGGTGTGCGTTAGCACG GACTGCAGTCTGTTCTACACCAAACGCTTTTGCTTGCCATGTGTGCGGAATCACATTCATCAGTTTCCAGAACAGATTCAAAATGAGCTGGCAAAGAAAAGGAACGTCCATAAGACGTCCTAA
- the LOC127638932 gene encoding cyclin-dependent kinase inhibitor 1B-like isoform X2: MSKVRVSNGSPTLERVDARQADHKPLVCRNLFGSLNREEFERDVKEQLQELEKASSDKWNFDFGKNEPLSPGKYEWQEVDSQDVPEFYSRAHRAKRAETVEHNRNHDYLLTTPSLEIGGEDSGSTEPGSQSDCQTARTTPRKRPSTEDEDLPCQSKRPNVHPTEANHCPDTTDSGEQAPCKSDPKT, translated from the exons ATGTCAAAAGTGCGCGTCTCGAATGGAAGTCCGACGCTGGAGCGGGTCGATGCGAGGCAGGCGGACCACAAGCCTCTCGTGTGCAGGAATCTGTTCGGATCTTTGAATCGCGAAGAGTTCGAGAGGGATGTTAAGGAGCAACTGCAGGAGCTAGAGAAAGCATCCTCGGACAAATGGAACTTCGACTTTGGCAAAAACGAGCCGCTCTCGCCGGGCAAGTACGAGTGGCAGGAGGTGGACAGCCAAGACGTGCCGGAATTTTACAGCAGAGCACATCGTGCCAAACGGGCTGAGACTGTGGAACATAACCGGAATCACGATTATTTGTTGACAACTCCCTCTCTGGAGATCGGAGGGGAGGACTCTGGAAGTACAGAGCCTGGGAGTCAGTCGGATTGCCAAACAGCACGGACCACACCGAGGAAAAGACCGTCGACGGAGGATGAGG ATCTTCCTTGCCAAAGTAAAAGACCCAACGTCCATCCGACCGAAGCGAACCACTGTCCAGATACGACAGATTCGGGCGAGCAGGCGCCCTGCAAATCAGACCCCAAAACGTAA
- the LOC127638811 gene encoding peroxisome proliferator-activated receptor alpha-like, giving the protein MVDMPSLYSPSSLLGDPMLDRSLCGELNGDMEELEDISQSFHDDTFSSLHILEYQSYNTVLDSSTGLDVLTPASSPSSGVFAASTGQDENSSSSLSSLTLECRVCADRASGFHYGVHACEGCKGFFRRTIRLKLEYDKCERNCKIQKKNRNKCQYCRFHKCLAVGMSHNAIRFGRMPQSEKHRLRAEQEIGEKEECKSQQPDTKSLARLIHDAYLKHFHMNKAKARVFLTGKTCTPPFVIHDLDTLQHAEQTLVTQLLGNMAAGDASALQEREVEARLFLFCQYASVETVTELTEFAKAVPGFATLDLNDQVTLLKYGVYEALFALLASCMNKDGLLVARGAGFITREFLKSLRKPFSDMMEPKFQFALRFNALELDDSDLALFVAAIICCGDRPGLSNVSQIECIQETIIHALRLHLLVNHPDNTLLFPKLLQKLADLRQLVTEHADLVQEIKKSNDASLHPLLQEIYRDMY; this is encoded by the exons ATGGTAGACATGCCGAGTCTGTACAGTCCCTCGTCCCTGCTGGGTGATCCGATGCTGGACAGGTCTCTTTGTGGAGAGCTCAATGGTGACATGGAGGAGCTAGAGGACATCTCTCAGTCTTTTCATGACGATACCTTCAGTTCTTTACACATACTGGAGTACCAGAGCTACAACACAGTGTTAGACAGCTCCACTGGCCTAG ATGTCTTAACGCCAGCTTCTAGTCCATCCTCAGGAGTGTTTGCAGCCAGCACTGGCCAGGATGAGAACTCCTCTAGTTCACTTAGTTCACTTACCCTGGAGTGCCGAGTATGTGCCGACCGTGCCTCAGGTTTCCACTACGGAGTGCATGCCTGCGAAGGCTGCAAA GGGTTCTTCAGGAGAACCATTCGACTCAAATTGGAATATGACAAGTGTGAACGCAACTGTAAGATTCAGAAGAAGAACCGAAACAAGTGTCAATACTGCCGTTTCCACAAGTGCCTTGCGGTTGGCATGTCCCACAATG CCATTCGATTTGGGCGAATGCCTCAGTCTGAGAAGCACAGGCTGAGAGCAGAGCAGGAGATTGGGGAGAAAGAAGAGTGCAAGTCCCAGCAGCCCGACACTAAGAGTCTGGCCAGGCTGATCCATGACGCCTACCTCAAACACTTCCACATGAACAAAGCCAAAGCACGTGTCTTTCTCACAGGCAAGACTTGCACTCCG CCCTTCGTCATCCATGACCTGGATACTCTGCAGCATGCTGAGCAGACTTTGGTCACCCAACTTCTGGGGAACATGGCAGCCGGCGATGCCTCTGCTCTACAGGAGAGAGAGGTCGAGGCCCGGCTCTTTCTTTTCTGTCAGTATGCTTCAGTGGAGACGGTCACAGAACTCACAGAGTTTGCCAAAGCTGTGCCTGGCTTTGCTACCCTAGATCTTAATGACCAGGTGACTCTGCTGAAGTATGGTGTGTATGAGGCGCTGTTTGCCCTGCTGGCTTCCTGTATGAATAAAGATGGACTGCTGGTTGCTCGCGGTGCAGGCTTTATCACTCGCGAGTTTCTGAAAAGCCTGCGCAAGCCCTTCAGTGATATGATGGAACCAAAATTTCAGTTCGCTTTGAGGTTCAATGCTCTAGAGCTCGACGACAGCGACCTGGCACTGTTTGTGGCAGCCATTATCTGCTGTGGAG ATCGTCCAGGACTGAGCAATGTATCCCAGATCGAATGCATCCAGGAGACTATAATTCACGCTCTACGGCTTCACCTTTTGGTCAACCATCCTGACAACACTTTACTCTTTCCCAAGCTGCTACAGAAACTGGCTGACCTGCGACAGCTTGTGACAGAGCATGCAGATCTTGTCCAGGAGATCAAGAAGTCAAATGATGCTTCACTCCATCCACTTCTGCAGGAGATCTACAGAGATATGTACTGA